In Pseudomonadota bacterium, the genomic stretch CACGCGCGCTTAAGGGCCACGGCCTCGAACCGTTTGGACTCTTCGAACTCTCTGGACAGGGCCATGGGAACCTTGTAGATGTTGAAGTGTCCGGAGACATCGTAGCTCCGGTACATCTCCTGAAACTCGTGCATCCATAGCCCGAAGAAGAAGGCCAGGTCCACGTGCCTCGGGCGATGGAGGAGGGTCCAGCGCACCAGTGCCCAGAAATTTCGCCGGCCTTTGCCCCTGATCCCGATGTGGTAGACCATGCGGACCACGATCCCGAGGTAGCGCCGGAGCAAGGGGAGGGTCCAGCCGCCGACGTTCTCGTGCGACGCGATCGGGCTTTGCCGGTAATCCAGCAGCATCGTCTTGGCGCGCTCGCGGACGAATTCGGGGGCGTATATCGATCGCAGGACCTTCTTGTAGCCCGCCGAGAGTACCCGGGCATCCATCTTGGGCACGATGTTGGTCTGGCTCTCGTGGAAGTCGAACTCGTAGACCAGACGACCCTCGCGCTTCATGCGCTCGTAGAGCTCGGTGCCCGGGGGGGCCTTGAGCACGCTGACCCCCGCGATGACGATCCCGCTGTCTTGGATGAACTCGATCTGGCGGTCGAAGATGGTCGGGGTGTCGGTATCGAATCCGACGATGAAGCCGGCCGTGACCAGGAAGCCGGCCCGGTGCAGCGCGCGCACGTTGTCGAGCATGTTGCGGCGCGTGTTCTGGCTCTTCTTGCAGGCCAGGAGGCCGACCTCGTCCGGGGTCTCGATGCCGACGAAGATGTGCCGGAAACCGGCCTGGCGCATGAGGTCCATGAGCTCGGTGTCGTCGGCCAGGTTGATCGTGACCTGCGTCGCGAAACCGACGGCGGGGTGTTTCTCTCTGCGCCACTCGATGAGCGCGGGGAGCAGATCGGACTTGAGCAGTTTCTTGTTGCCGATGAGATTATCGTCCGCGAACACCACCAGATCGAAGCGGTCGAGGTCCCCCAGGGCCTCGAGCTCCGCGATCATCTGCGCGGCGGTCTTGGTCCGCGGGCGGCGGCCGAAGAGGGCGGTGACATCGCAGAAATCGCACATATACGGGCAGCCGCGGGAATACTGGACGATGGCGAAACCGTAACGGTCGAGATCGCAGAGCTCCCACAGCGGGACCGGCGTTTGGTGTACGTCGGCCAGCTCCGACGAGGTATAGAGGGGCTTCGGACAGCCCGCTTCGAGGTCCGCGACGAAGGGCGGGAGGGTCACCTCGGCCTCGTTCAAGACGAAGTGATCGACCCCGGGGAAGTTCTGGTGCTCGTGGGTGAAGAGCGGTCCCCCTGCCACCACCTTAACGCCGGCCCGGCGGCAGCTCGCGATCACCTCTCGGGCCGAGCCGGCCTGGACGTTCATGGCCCCGATGAAGGCATAATCGGCCCAGGCGAGATCGGTATCGACGAGCGGCCCGAGGTTCAGATCGACGAGCCGCTTGTTCCACTCCGAGGGCAACATGGCGGCCACCGTGAGCAGCCCGACCGGCGGATAATTCGCCTGCTTGCCGGCCATCTTCAGGAGCTGGCTCATGGACCAAAACGCGAACGGCATCTTGGGGTAGATGAAGAGTATGTTCATGCTCCTCCGCGTGGGGAGATGGGGTCTGCCTTGTCGTTGTTATGCCACCCGTCACGCATGCGAGCGGTCCGCCGTGGCCCGCGGCCTAAATAAAGGTGAATGGGCGCGAGGGCTAGGGTATCCCGATCCGAGCGCTTGTCAAATCACGCCCGAGGGGCGTCCCCGGCACCCAGAACCCGCTTCAATAAGCGCGGCTAATATGATGAGCCATGGGTTCTTACTTCCGGCACGTTATGGTAGGCTCGGTAGCTGGGAGGGGATTGCGAACGATGGTGGCGAACGCCAGCCGGCCGGCATGCCGCCGGTCCCACGCCGGATAATGACGAATGCCGCCCGCTGGTGGGTTGTGCTGTGCGTGGGCGCCGTCGCGCTCTCTGCGTGTACGACGGCGTCGCAGCGCGCGCAGCCACCGCCGCCTCGGCCGATCACCGGCGCCCCGCGGGCCGAGGCCGGCAAGACCCCCGCGCCGGCGATGACCGAGATCACGCTCGAAGACGAGGACAAGAAACCGCCGCGT encodes the following:
- a CDS encoding B12-binding domain-containing radical SAM protein translates to MNILFIYPKMPFAFWSMSQLLKMAGKQANYPPVGLLTVAAMLPSEWNKRLVDLNLGPLVDTDLAWADYAFIGAMNVQAGSAREVIASCRRAGVKVVAGGPLFTHEHQNFPGVDHFVLNEAEVTLPPFVADLEAGCPKPLYTSSELADVHQTPVPLWELCDLDRYGFAIVQYSRGCPYMCDFCDVTALFGRRPRTKTAAQMIAELEALGDLDRFDLVVFADDNLIGNKKLLKSDLLPALIEWRREKHPAVGFATQVTINLADDTELMDLMRQAGFRHIFVGIETPDEVGLLACKKSQNTRRNMLDNVRALHRAGFLVTAGFIVGFDTDTPTIFDRQIEFIQDSGIVIAGVSVLKAPPGTELYERMKREGRLVYEFDFHESQTNIVPKMDARVLSAGYKKVLRSIYAPEFVRERAKTMLLDYRQSPIASHENVGGWTLPLLRRYLGIVVRMVYHIGIRGKGRRNFWALVRWTLLHRPRHVDLAFFFGLWMHEFQEMYRSYDVSGHFNIYKVPMALSREFEESKRFEAVALKRA